The stretch of DNA CTCCACCTACTGCCCCGCCCCCATGAAAGTCGTCGAACTCCTCGAATCGCGATTGCAGAACTGGCGCGAGCTGGAGCAGCTTTGCGTGCAGTTGGAGCATCATCGCAAGCGGACGGCGGGGGCGCCGGCCGTGGGGCGTTTCGCGACTTTGTATCGCGCGGCGTGCGCGGATTTGGCGCTGGCAGATGCCTACCAACTGCCGCCCAACACGGTGCAGTATCTGCATCAGCTCGTAGGGCGGGCGCACAATCAACTCTACTTGAGCCGGAAGTTCGCTTACAAGCGCTGGCTCTACGAACTGCTGCACTTGGTCCCGCAACGATTGTTCCACGACAACTGCGTGCGACTGGCGTTCTGCTTGTTCTATGGCGTGTTCATCGCTTCGATGCTGGCGGCCTGGTTGAGCCCTGCGTTCGCCGACCTGGTCATTGGCAAGGAAGGCCTGCAGCAGGTTGAGGAGATGCACGCCGATTCGGTCGGCGGCACCGATTTCAACTCCGCGCAGGCCGGCACGGGCTTCTACCTGAATCACAACGCGACGATCGGGCTGCGCTGCTTCGTGTTTGGCATCTTGCTCGGCGTGGGCGGAATCTACGAGACGATCTTCAATGCCCTGTACTTGGGCGCGATGTTTGGCTTCATGATCACGTCGAAATCCGGTCCGAATTTCTTTCAATTCGTCACCGCACACGGTCCGTTTGAATTGACCGCCATCGTGCTGGGCGCCGCCGCTGGCATGAAGCTGGGCTTTTCGATCATTGACACGCGAGGGTACACGCGCACGGCGTCGCTGCGCCGTGCATTTCGCGAAGCAGTTCCTGCCGCGGTCACAGCGGTCATCTTGTTTGGCCTGGCCGGACTGATCGAGGCCAGCCTGTCCCCCAGCACCGCGCCGTACGCCGTGAAGGCGGGAGTGGCCGTGCTTTGTTGCGGCGTGCTGATCTTCTATTTCGTCGCGCTGGGGTATCCGCGGGGAGGTCAGACGGATGCAGTTTGACCGAATGCGCATCGCGGTGCGCGAGCGTTCTTATCTAGAACTGCTCGATCTGGCGATGGTGGTGATCCGGGGCCATGCGGGCGCCTGGCTGGCGCTGTCGTTGCTAGGGATCCTGCCGTTTGCCATTTTCAATTACTGGCTGCTCGGTTTAACGGAACTGGCGGACCTGGAATACGACATCGAAGCGTTTCCGGCGGGCTACGTGGCCTTGTACCTGCTGCTCGTGGCTTGGGAAATGCCGCTGGCGTCGTCGCTGGTCACGCTGTTTTTTGGACAGTTGATGTTTCACGATCAGCCTGATTGGGGCCGATTGCGAAGCGATTTTTTCAATTCGCTGTTTCAGTTGACCCTGATTCAGGTGTTCTGCCGCGCGGCGATGATCCTGTTCACCGTAACGATCCTCGTGCTGTATGTCGTCTGGCCGTATATGAATGAAGTCATCTTGCTGGAGCGCAATCCGATCTTCGCCGGCAAGTCGCACCATATCAGTACGTTCAAACGCTGCACGCGGCTGCACGAGTTCAGCCTCGGAGAACTGTTCGGCCGCTGGTTGGCATCGCTGGCCTTTGGCGGGTGCTGGGTCGTTGCGCTCTGGGCGACCTTGCGCTGGGCGCGGCAGATTTTCACGGATCAACTGGAGTTGGATCAGTATTCGTTTACGGTCCTGTTCCCAGCGGCGTTGTGGTTCGTGGTCGCTTATTTCAACGTCGTGCGTTACCTGAGCTACCTCGATCTGCGGATCAAGACCGAAGGCTGGGAAGTGGAGTTGCTGTTGCGCGCCGAAGCGGCCAAGCTGGCCAGGCAGGCGGCGCCATGAAACGACTTTGCATCGTACTACTGTTCACGCTGGGTGCCTGGGGCTGGGGCGAAAGATATGCTGCATCGGCCGCGACGGCTGGGGCATCCATGAAGGCGTCAACTCGATTCAGCGAAGCCCCAGCTCGCTTGACTTATTCCAGGTTGAATTTCGTGCCCCTGCCCCAGGCGCCCACGCTGAGCTTGGCACAGGTGGAAGGCGCGGAACCCAGCCTCACCGAGGACGATCTGCAGTCGGTCGAGTCCGTCAAGGAATCTCTCGACGGTTGGGGCGCGCCGCCTTGGTACGATTCAGCCAAAGACGCCGAGAAGCCGATTCGCGTGCCGGCGCGGAGCACTTCGAACGTCGATTGGTGGGCGATTTTCAAGCCGATCGCGTGGGGCGCTGCGCTGTTGCTGATCGGCCTTTTAATTTACGTGCTGTTGCGGGCATTTTTCGATCGCCGCAAACAGCCGGTGCTCTCCGGGCCGGGTTTTCGGGGGCAAAAGGCGCTCCGCGCGGAGATCGGGCGGATCGAGTCGTTGCCGTTTCAATTGGACAAGAAGCCGACCAGCTTGCTGGAAGAGGCGGAGCGGCTGTATCGCGAAGGCAAGCCCAGTGAGGCGATCGTCTATTTGTTCAGCTACCAACTGGTGGAAATGGACAAGT from Planctomycetia bacterium encodes:
- a CDS encoding stage II sporulation protein M, whose protein sequence is MKVVELLESRLQNWRELEQLCVQLEHHRKRTAGAPAVGRFATLYRAACADLALADAYQLPPNTVQYLHQLVGRAHNQLYLSRKFAYKRWLYELLHLVPQRLFHDNCVRLAFCLFYGVFIASMLAAWLSPAFADLVIGKEGLQQVEEMHADSVGGTDFNSAQAGTGFYLNHNATIGLRCFVFGILLGVGGIYETIFNALYLGAMFGFMITSKSGPNFFQFVTAHGPFELTAIVLGAAAGMKLGFSIIDTRGYTRTASLRRAFREAVPAAVTAVILFGLAGLIEASLSPSTAPYAVKAGVAVLCCGVLIFYFVALGYPRGGQTDAV